A single region of the Arthrobacter sp. V1I7 genome encodes:
- a CDS encoding transposase, with protein MATEPTNVIAGIDTHADTHHVAVINEHGKPLADKEFLAVGSGYRKIVDFITSHGTVSAVGVEGTGSYGAEISRILRGEGLCVLEVNRPNRAARRLEGKSDPLGAYQAAQSVLDGRTKSVPKAKDGPVECLRILRAGRTSALKARTAAINQIKGLLVTAPDKLRAKYRGLGTRR; from the coding sequence AACGTCATCGCCGGCATCGACACGCATGCCGATACGCACCACGTGGCTGTCATCAACGAACATGGCAAACCCCTCGCGGACAAGGAATTCCTGGCCGTGGGATCCGGATACCGGAAGATCGTGGACTTCATCACCAGCCATGGCACAGTCTCCGCCGTAGGGGTCGAAGGGACAGGCTCCTATGGAGCCGAGATCTCCCGGATCCTGCGCGGTGAAGGTTTGTGTGTACTCGAGGTGAACCGTCCGAACCGTGCCGCGCGGCGGCTGGAAGGCAAGTCCGATCCACTGGGCGCCTACCAGGCCGCCCAATCCGTACTCGACGGCCGAACCAAATCGGTCCCGAAAGCCAAAGACGGACCCGTTGAATGCCTGCGAATACTGCGTGCCGGGCGCACCTCGGCCCTAAAGGCCCGCACCGCAGCCATCAACCAGATCAAAGGCCTCCTCGTAACGGCTCCGGACAAACTCCGGGCGAAATACCGGGGTTTGGGTACGCGGCGATGA